A section of the Humulus lupulus chromosome 2, drHumLupu1.1, whole genome shotgun sequence genome encodes:
- the LOC133814476 gene encoding uncharacterized protein LOC133814476 gives MSQPDESQNDEGGEEYEEDYYEEEEGNEGEYHDLKAEDPAIPEEVDPNQEDPEVTKLRQQVLDQEARIAEQKEATQRMQESLQALQAFIATQGLVANPPIVPPPGTQPPTPQARNAAPGDARPIPTPGQAPAQGPVNPSQEKGKAKANPQREVPLVQKTGTRP, from the coding sequence ATGTCCCAACCTGACGAGTCGCAGAACGATGAAGGTGGGGAAGAGTATGAGGAAGATTACTATGAGGAAGAGGagggaaatgagggggaataTCACGATCTCAAAGCTGAGGATCCCGCGATCCCAGAAGAAGTAGACCCCAACCAAGAGGACCCGGAGGTGACCAAATTGagacagcaagtcctggaccaagaggccaggattGCCGAACAAAAGGAAGCTACCcaacggatgcaagagtccctccaagccctgcAAGCTTTCATAGCCACCCAAGGCTTGGTAGCTAATCCTCCAATTGTTCCACCTCCAGGAACACAACCGCCCACTCCGCAGGCTAGAAATGCTGCGCCCGGAGATGCGAGGCCGATTCCTACCCCGGGACAAGCTCCCGCACAGGGCCCGGTTAACCCGTCCCAAgagaaagggaaggccaaagcAAACCCCCAGAGGGAAGTCCCTCTTGTCCAGAAAACCGGGACCCGTCCCtag